CAGCAGGCAATGTGGGTGTTTTCGCGTTTTTTTAGTGACACGGGCCTCGGCTCGCGATTGTGATGACATCAAATGTGTGTGCACATACTCTCATCTATcatctcataataataataataataataataataataataataataataataataataataataattggttttttggggaaaggaaatggcgcagtatctgtctcatatatctttggacacctgaaccgcgccgtaaaggaagggacaagggagggagtgaaagaagaagggaagaaggaggtgccgtagtggagggctccggaataatttcgaccgcctggggatctttaacgtgcactgacatcgcacatcacacgggcgccttagcgtttttcctccataaaaacgcagccgccgcggtcgggttctatcCTCTCACCATATCATCACCCATcatgaccctctttcttctcctccccttccccagtgcagagtagcggGCCAGATATCAATCTTTCTGGCCGATCTCTTTGCCTttgtttcattaaatttatctatGTATCTATCTGTCCTGTGCGAGTTGCGGCTACCTTCTTCGGCTACCTTATCCCCGCGAAGTAAGTATTGCCCGCAGCAGTGGTCTCATGTGTGGAACTTCGTCAGCTCAGCAGCTTGTATGACTCATTCCAGGGATGCTTATACCTGCTTATGTTCCTGTGGCAAAAATACGGGGTACATTATAGCATCGTGTTACTGTGCGAGCGGATTTGCTGGAGGTTGGCATCCTTTagcaagatttttttcttttttgaatataTTAATTGTTAATCCGAgtaaacgtgcgaaagcatgtgcttagcctgattggctcatggtttttctTTGCTGGCTCGTCGGCTCGTCTGGCGACGGtgttagactcaggttaagctttgatcgaggttaAGCCGATCCTATTTGTTCGCGCCGCAGGTGGAGgttggtgaagacgacgatgtgcaatgcgcattCCGATTTCCTCGAGATctctcaaaatttttttttgtcttcacagattcctctatttatatttatgagccgcttgagataaaacTGGTTGaattttctcctctttggatctgcaccaaaccctgacGAATCCcctaccgtgggtatgtgccaccgcttttcaggcaacaacaacaacagcgcgagagtgtgttgcagcttaacacgatcgaggcgtgatcagctgcggcaatagcatactgctctcgtgcagtggccagcgaagctgatctgttcttgccgccgcgggttcgaaacccgttCGCAGcaatgtttatttgtttattcaaggTCAAGTCGGTGCAAGGCTTAAGCGGTAAATCGGCTTTTGCAGATTtcgtcgtgaagtagagctttcgctttaaaagtgcGTCGTCGGTCACATAATTCCCAGGCACGGAAGGGCAGCAGTAAGATCGAAGTCGTGCCGACTGGAGAATGCCTTGCTGTGGTGTTCACCGGAAACCTGAATTTGGACATACATTACACATGACATCCGCAGGAAAATGAATCGAATTAACAACGTCCTTTGCCTACACAGATATATACACTTTCAACACAAATAAGAGATCATATTAAAATGGCCGGACAAAAAGCAACGAACAGTCCACTGTAGCTCGCTAATGGTAAGCACTAGGGAAATGAAATTTTATAGGTAGAAAGATTGGAGCTTTGGGCGCCCTTTGGAAATGCCACTGATTATATTAGTTGATCCATTTCAATCACTGCACTGCAACCATCTCTGTTTCTATGAGTTTCCATGACATGAATTAATCCACATTCATAAAACCAGTAAGGTTGGTCATTACATCACTTTTTCAAACGCAATGAACTCGTTGTCATCTCGAGTACGTTTGCCACGATGATGAGCCTACAATCGTCCAAACAGTTCGAAATCTCTTGAATGACTTCATCAAATCACATCAAAACAACGTTTCTTCCCTAAAGAAACATTGCAGGACTGCACGCACATTGTTGCTGATTTCCATCGTCTCCCTTGTCAAAGGGCGTGGATCCAAGCGAGCACAGATTTTTCTGCATCCTAGTCGCTCGATTAGCTTTAAGACAGGTCCTTTTTCCATAccatttaatgcgaaagcgttagtCCCACTGCGAGAAAAGCTGGCGcacgcgtgcgcgcgtgtgtgtgtgtgtggggagcTATGGGACAGCTTCATGTCCTGCGCGCGGCCGCCTCCATGCGGCACCATTGTCTGCAGAAGTTCATCGTCCGAGGAGCACGGCACTGTCCAGACCGAGAACGAAGCCCCTGCGCTCTTAGTTTTATCGTGGTATTCGATGTTTATTGAGGCAGATTTTGCGTGTTCGGGTAATGCAGCATTAATAATATTCGGTTCCCGTGACTCTATTTCTTGCTAGGTGGGTGCGGTGCTGAGTACAACTGCCGCCAACACTTTGCAGATTAGAGCCAAATCTGGGAGAAACGGAAATTAATTTACATAACTACTTCTTCCCTACGCTTTAAATCTTTAAAGGTAGTATTTGGGGAGATTTTATAGTAATTATAGCTAAACGCTGCATGATACCGTTTGTCCGGTTTTCTGAAAGTCTGCCATATATTTTACGGGTTGACGTATTTAATCCTTTTTGAAGCTTTTTCTTCATAAAAGCCTCGTGCGTCAGCAAGTCTCGCGATTCGAGCTCGAGAAGGAGATCCCCTGTGCAACCGCCGCTTATTTCTGTTCCAATGGCTGAGCACAACTATCGAAGGTTCTAATACCCCGCATCTGGCCTTCTGAACGCATGGCCTTCTCGAAGGTCTTCGATAATCCCGAAGCCTACAAAAGAGCTGATGATTCCCAGTCTGAAACAACTACTGAGCAACTCCCAGGCTGCTACCGGCGAACCAGAACTAGACGTCGACCAGCGGGACCAGGGCAACACTGTCAACGGCCACGGAGACTTCCAGAGACTCATATGCTGCTTCAGCATCGTTGTGCTGTTCGTTCTGCAGTGCCACGACACCCCATTCGCTCTCGTAACACGCCCCGTGGACCACTGGTGCCGGCCGCCATCAACATTTACCGATCTCTCGGCGTCCAAGTGGAAGAACGTCGGCATTCCGGTGGACGAAGAGGGACACCACAGCGAGTGCCTCGCCTACGCCCAGCCCGGCCAGCAGCCCAACGACACCGAGACCTACGAGTGCGACGCCTGGGACTACGACCCGATCCACGCCGCCCACTCCGCGAGGAGCTTCTGGGATCTGGTATGTCGCAGGTCCTGGCTGGTGCCCCTGGGGAACGCGGTCTACATGAGCGGCGCCCTTCTGGTCGTGCCCCTCGCGGGGTACGTGGCGGACGGTGGGCGTCTACGGCCTCGCCTGGAGTAAAAGAATGCGGAATGGCACTACGCTTGAGGCCGTGGCCGTTATACTGTCTGCGCCTTCTTACCTGGCCATGTACCTCGGGCTCGTCTCAATGGGCAGGTGAGCCAATATCGCCGACGGAACGGTGCCTCGCTCACCCGTGGGGAAAATTTAATGAATCAGATAATGTTACGAATTCCTCGGAAACAACGCTAACTCATTTAGCTGTCCTCAGGTGAAAAGACCCAGCGTAGCAATGTAGCTTGGCGAAATATTATTGCAGTGCTTAGACGGTCAGAAAATTGGTTACTACATTCTTCTCATGTGCATCTGCCGTATTCATTTCAAGCATTTTATGGTGTCGGCAGGCAGGTGTTTGGTATATGTCTGTTCCTATACCGAGTGTAAAAGTACCGAAAGAGTAAGAAGAATTAGCAGGTTCAACCATTACTCTGCCCATTTTCAGGCGAAACGCCACCCACATAAAACAGTTTCGCGAAACAaggatgagggggagggggggctttTGCGCCGGCAATTATCCTCTAAATGTCTGTCCGTCTATCCGCGTACCCAGGCGCAAAAGCGACTTTCGTGTAGCAGTCaccatttgatttgattttttcTTGAAAGCTTAATTTTAGTTGTTTGGAAGGGAATTTCTCAAACACTGCACATTTCTCTGCAGCCTGACCGATGGCATGAATATATTCTAATGTCGACTGCTTTGTCTCAAAGCCATCGTGGTACTGCCAAGAATGCTTGCATTAAACGAGAGAAAAAATAGAGGCCCATTGCTCAGGAAGGAGACATTTTGGGTCTTCATAGCAGCTTCGTCTTGAAAACGTCTAAGAAATGCTGCGTTTTAAGTTTCAGTGTCATGGTAATAGCAGTCATCACGGTACCGATGATAATCACGTGACTTGTAAAGATTGCTCTTACGAGGTTAGAGCTCCCTGTATCAGGTCTGAAATGTGTGGCTATCTGTCAAGCGACGTTACGACAATGACTGCCACTACCGTACGCAAAAATATGGTGAAGGTGTGGACGGAAGTTCTGCCGCCAGTTTCACTCTGGATTCAGTTTAGAGCAATTAGCGTAGCGCTACAACATAACGCGACCGCTATAGGCCAACATCGCATGCTCCGAGGGGCAAGGTGTGAGGGCATTTGGCCCGCACTTGGCTCTCCGAGGCCATAGCCCAAAATGTTCTCTACCTGGATAAAACTCATGCTGACAGCTTAGCACAGCGCTACATCATGCCCCGACAGCTTGAAGCCAACAGACCCCTGCCCCTGGAAGTTCACTCCCCAATATTTTCCATGACATCTCCGTCAATCGCCTTGCACCTGCTGCGGCCGCTAGCAGGTGCAAGGCGATTGACCGCAACGTCATGGCAATATAGGCTAAGGCCATTGGTTGTGAGACCAGCTTTTCGCTCCGtttttgagttgcatccgactgtaCTACATTAACTGTGCGCACCACAAGATTTTTCATGCAGGCCGCAGCTCCTCCTCATAGTCATGTCACTGCTTGGCGGCACCTGCTCCCTGTGCAGCGTCGCCATCTACGCCAAGCCCCGCCTGGTGGGCGACGTCCTGCTGGCGTTCGCCCAGTGCTGCCCCCGCGTGCTCGTGCCATTCGTCTACTTGTACGCCGCAGAGCTCTTCCCCACGGGCGTACGCTGCGCAGTCCTGTGCGGCGCCCATGCCAGCGGTCGCCTGGGCACCgtggccgcctcgctgctgtcCCTGCTCTAAAGGGTCGGCCGCGAGGACTTCCAGTTCGCCATCATGGGCTCGGCGGTGTTTGGAGGCGTCACCGCAATGTACGGGCTGCCTGAGACGAGATACGGCCTCCTCGACGCTCGCGCGGCCGACACCGAGAAGGTCGTGCTTAAAATCATGCAGGACACCCAGGACGCGTCGTCCAGGCCGAGACGCAAGCGCAGAAGGAGGGCGAAGCCCTATAGTGCTGAAAGCCCCCAACTGTCAACGGGCCGGGTGCAGGTTGCACGGCACAAACGAGCGTAATGCTTCGTTACTGAACGCGTACGGCTGTATGTTTAGAGAAACAATTGCTTGTTGATAGAGTTTGTTCGGATTCTGTTTGTGTGAGTGCCAGCTGGACTGCTGCGTCGAAACCTGTACGTGCGCTGCTCCCCAGACTTATGGTGTCTTGGCGGCGACCACGAGAACGAAGTGCGCCCTCTGGCGTGACTCTTTTCGTTTTGTGGCAGCTAGCGACGTCGTCATCCAACGTAGCCAGACTTTGCACCTGTACCTTCTGGAGAACGAATTGGAGACTTGCAGTGTTCTGTGCCTGCATCACACATATTAATTGTTGGACGAATGTGTGGCCAGTCGAAGTTCTCGATGTCACGCCATATGGCACTCGCCTATAATAGCCTGCCATAGTATAATGGATTATATTTCGGCTGGATGCCGTTGTTTGAGGCAGTAACTTAGAAGTCAAGTGATTTTCAATCTCAAACACGTTTTTAGAACGCAGTACTAATCGCAGTAGAACGCAGTACGAATCTCCTCCTGTGTTTGCTCGTCCTCCGCAGTAAGTGAAACATGCTGTTGCATTTTCTGTACACGTCTTGTCTCCACAGCGTCAGTACAAATGTCCAGGCATGGTATTGCCATCGGGGGGGCTGTGGGAAAAGTAGTACCAACAGTGAGACAGTCGAATGTGATGTTGGTAGCTTCGAGCAGAAAACCAACACGAGAGGGCCGCTCGGCATTTCTGGAATGCACCATCGGTCAGCTCCACGGTTCAGGATGGAGTCGTATACGCCGCTTTTGGTTCGGAGCACATTTCTGCGCCGCCGCGATACTGTTCCAGAAAACAGCATTCAACGATGGCGCTCGCGTTCAGGCACCCATGTAAGAAAAAGCTCCCCTTCAAAGTCCTCTTTGGAtctggatctgcaccaaaccctggccaatcctccaccgtgggtacgtgccatcgtttttgaggcaccAACAGCAACAAAGGCTGTTTGCAGTACAAGGACCACGGCACGGAACGGACGCGAAACAGTGCGTTTGAACACTGTATAACAAAGCCACTATCGGTGTCGAATGACCGGTGGGAAAATGAGCGAAGGCTTGTGCTTGTGGCAGCCCAATGACCAGTGTACTTCCCTTGGATGTCTCGCGGACGTCCTAAACGTCCGAAGGACCTCCATGGTAATTTCATTGATTGGGAGTAAATTGTACACTCGGGGAAGCTTTCCCAGCAACGAAAGAGGGTGCCACTGCGGCATGGATAGTGACATAGGCACTTGGCAGTCGTTGAGGTCAAACAGCCGCGACTTTCGCAAACGCTGTACGAAAATCGTACAGCTTTCTAGTTAACACACGCGCATTATCGCTGACATCGCAGAATTTTGCAGAAATGAATGTGCGCACGTGATTGCACCCACAAAAATAGAATTATATCTCCCGGCCTATTCATAACTCTTTTCTGATGTGTTAACAGGAGGTAACAATTTCGCGACCCAGCGGTGATAGTTTGATAACCAAACATAGAACTTCAGGCGTACCTTCCTAATGCAGTACTGGCCTGGCACAACACAAAGGTTGTCACGCAAGACAGTTTGTAAAACAgtgtaaaatataaaaaaaatggctgctgcTTTAGCATTGCAAgcgcgaaatattgtgcgaaagcacgtcGATCGACTCAATTTTCAACTTTTCAGGGGTGGGCCGCCCATATTTTGGGGGTGGGCCAAACCCATACTGAGGGTGTCCCGGATCAGTTCCGAACGTGGGTCAACTCAGTTTTCAAATTTTTGGGGGACGGGCAACCCAGCATTCGGGGGTGGGCCAAGCCCATATTCAGGGCGTCCTAGGAATCCACTCAGGTCTTTTGGAATCCGCTCAATTACACTAAGAAGTCGTCCGCTATCTGGCCTCATTATATTTAAGTGTTGATAGCCATCATGATGGAGACGCTGCCGATGGAATAATTGCAagggctcggctgctggctcgaaagacgcgggttcgatcccggccgcggaggtcgaatttcaatgaaggcgaaattctagaggcccatgtattgtgctatgtcagtgcacgttaaaaaaccccaggtggtcgaaatttctggagcccttcactacggcgtctcttatagcctgagtcgctttgggacgttaaacccccacaaaccaaaccaaaccaaaccaaaccaataattGCAATGCTAACCTCACCAGGAACTAACAGCTCAACTCCGCATAACGTGTTCTTGCCAAGTCGGTTTCCTCTTTTTAATTTCAGCCGGCGCCATGAGCTCGTGTTTCTTGCCTAAATCAGTGTACCCGCGGTTCCCGGCCTATCATAATTTATCGAATATGTACATCTTTTCGTATCGCGCTCGTGTTTCACCCTCAGCAGTGTTGTATATCGTAACTAGGACAAGAAGACAGCGTACCCAGCAATCGACCTCATACAGGCCATTCTGTATTATCTCTTCGTTCCTCATCTGGCGTGTGCGTGCGAGCATCGCGCATACAaggcttcttcgtcttcttcactgCAAGCTGGTCTCGCGCTCGTGAGCTCGAGGTCTGATTCGCCAGCGTAAGCATTCCTTTGGTCTCTACCTGTGATTTAAGCGAAAACGCCCACCAAGCATTGGAATATCCATCATCGACCGCGCAACGTGCACCAGTCATGACTGAAAAGGCGCCTTGGAAAGCCTCAAGCACGTGGAAGAAATCCAAAGACTCGAATATGGACGTGAAGCAAGCACTGAGCGACTCTCTGGTCCTTAGCGGCGAAATAGAGAAGTCGACCAGCGGGACCAGGGCAACACCGTCAACGGCCACGGAGACTTCCAGAGACTCATATGCAGTTTCACcatcgttgcgctgttcgttctGCAGTGCTATGACACCTCCTTCGCTCATAACGCGCCCCGTGGACCACTGGTGCCAGCCGCCATCCAGGCTTGCCGGTCTCTCGGCGTCCAAGTGGAAGAACGTCGGCATTCCAGTGGACGAAGAGGGACACCACAGCGAGTGCCTCGCCTACGCCCAGCCCGGCCAGCAGCCCAACGACACCGAGACCTACGAGTGCGACGCCTGGGACTACGACCCGACCCACGCCGCCCACTCCGCGAGGAGCTTCTGGGATCTGGTATGTCGCAGGTCCTGGCTGGTGGCCCTAGGCAACGCGGTCTACATGAGCGGCGCCCTTCTGGTCGTGCCCCTCGCGGGTTACTTAGCAGATATATTCGGGCGCAAGATCGTCATTACCACGGGCGTTGTGGCGCTCTTAACAAGCACAGCAGCGACGTGCATCGCGCGTGTCTATTCGTTCTTCCTGATGACCAAGTTCGTGAACTCCGCCTGCGCCAGCTCCATCTTCGTGGTCAGCCTCACCCTGCTCTACGAAGTGGCGCCCCTGGCCTACCGGGTCTTTTACATCAGCGTGTCATGCGCACTGGGCTTATTTCTTGTGGACGTCCTGCTTTTCATACCGGTGGCGTTCCCTCTGTCCTGGTCGCTGCTGCAGGTGGTCATCCTGACTCCaacggtgctgctgctgctcagcgcCGTGCACGAGTCCCCTGCGTGGCTCTTGGTGACGTCTAGATTCGATAAGGCCCATGCAGTCATGCTCAAGGCTGCCAGCACGAACAACTTGAACCGGGGTGGCCAAGCAAGCTGTGTTCAGGGTCAGAACAGAGCTCTCCCGCACCGAGCACACCACCTACAGGTGCGGCATGACTACAGCCCCGTACGCCGTGCAAGCCGGGCACCGTCACGGTGTGCGCGTACTGATTCTGGCATACGCGTGGATGCTAGGCTTCTACAGCGTGTCCTGGAGCAGCAGACTGCGCAAGGGCACCACGATTGGTGCCGTGGCCGTTATGCTGTCCGCTCCGTCTTGCGTGGTCGTGGACCTGGCACTAACCTCTCTGAGCAGGTAAGGCATCAACGATAACGGTTAGACGTCTCCTTACGTCCGAGCATTTAACAGTCAAAACATTTTGAAGAAACGATGGCTCATGGTCTACTAGAATATCCGTGGCATACGAGGTACCACATGGGTTTCATTTTTCACTGTCGGAGTCCCATTTTTTTATAACGGGTACATGCATTCCGCGTCGGGCACTCGGCTTTGTGAAGCCGATCCAAATATACCTTTTCCATTCAGTGACTAGAAATCGAGGACATGCATTCCAAATGATTTTGTGTTTTCAGAAAACGAGCGTCTGATATACACTCTAACGcactaatacgcctatatggcagtaaaaagggagtaggcTGTCCTCAAGCACACTCCCACTTATAAAAAGGAGTGAAATGACaatttacaccctttttactcctatcAGTTAGGAGTGCACGTGGAGATTTGTAACGTTTAGCGTGATAAACACGTTGGGCAAAGTTTATTAGGAGATGGGGTCTTCACAACTGTAATGAAAACAGCTAAGCTATATTCGCTGCAGGAATAGCTATGAGAACTCTTGCAACTTCATGACCATATCCACGTAGTACCTACGTCTTTTTTTAGACAGTTAATATGCGTGTGAGCTCACGCGCCAGTTTCTAACGAGTAAATGGTGCTGAACGTCCATAATTCCGAGAAATGCATTCGTAGCAGCCCAAAATCATATGTAGTCACCATAGGTCTTTGCAAGAACTTCTATACCACAATTTTGAAGGACGCCCAGCACAAATATGCCAGTGTTGCTAATATTGCGCGGAGCAATAGTGGCGGAAACACTCAGCCTGCGGGCCGTAACTTCAGTTGGATCAACGGACAGCCATATTTTGCCCTAGCAAAGGCGAGGAGAAGGGGCCTGAGAcgtcacataaaaaaaaaggcagccaatagctgcaatctgGTCTTCATGCGGGTCCGCGGTCGTCCGCGCGAAAGTTGAACAAACTTTTTTTGCGGACGCTTGCCTGGCCGGACGCCTATTGTCTGAACTGTCTCCGCACGCTTCTTTGCAGAGGGCGCAAAGAAACGGTTGTACAACGGCCCCTTTCCACAAGTTTCACCTCACACACCACATTTCCTCCTCGCGCCGCCATGGCTCTCCTGGACACCCGCTCCCTTTGCAGCCCCGCCTTCTGGGCGACACCCTGCTCGTGTTCTCCCACTGCTGCGCCTGTTTGGTGGTGCCGTCCGCCTGTCTGTACATGGCCAAGCTTTTCCCCACGGGCGTACGCAGCGTAGTCCTGTGCGGAGCCTACGCCAGCGGTCGCCCGAGTGCCGTTGGCCGCCTCAGCGCTGGTCCCGCTCGAAGGTATCGGCCGCGGAGACCTAGAGCTCGCCATCGTTGGCTCGGCACTGGCGTCGTGGCGATGCTCGGGCTGCTTGAGACGAGCCATGGTCTCATCGACGCTCGTGTAGCGACAGTCTAGCAAGGACGTTTCCAATTGTGATGCATGCCACCCTGAATGCAACTCCCATACCAAGACTCATGCGCAAGAGGAAGGCGAAGGCGAAGCCCTATTGCTGAAAGCCTTCCAACTATCAATAGCTTGCGGCATTTATGGAAAAAAGGAGCAGTAATAATAAACACACACACATGTCAATGACTTCTCAACGACCCATGTTCTGCATGTTGAGCGTAACGATTTGCTTTCTCGGGTGAGTGCAGTGTGTGAAGCGTGCGCGGTTTAGAATTGCTGCTTGTAGACTTTTTCGTGTGCTGCCCGTGATAAAGGCCTGTGCCACCTAGACATATATGCTCGCATTAGCTACTGCGAACGACCACAAAATTATTTCTCCTGTAAATGCTTGGTTGTCAGCTATATTATTGTTGTTCCAAATACCTTTAAAGGCCCTCTCTCGAGGGCACTATGTAAGGGTTGGAGGGGGGCAGTAAAAAAAGACTGTAGTCGCAACCtaaccccgaaaaaaaaaaaagccggaatCCCACTTGGAACTTGTTTTGCTCGAATCCATGCGGTGACCATCAAACGTTATCCACCCATGTTCCAAGCAAGTGCAAACAAATCGAATTTCCATTGTTAAGGCTTTttgggcaagaaaaaaaaacgctgatgTTGGAAATGAAGGCGCTTGCACCGCTGCTCGCACGCTATTGCCCCGGGCACTGACCAAAGTAAGATATTCAGACCATCGCAAGCTCATTGCAATCTCGTCTTTATTGCGTTTTACAGGATGGCAGAGGGAGGTGTTCGCCTCACCAAAGAGGCTAGCTGTTTTCATGTAATGTATTTAGGCAGCCCAAcagaaagaaagcgaaaaaaaattccCTTAGTTCGAATATGCAAAACTTAGGAAAAGTTCCAGCAATTACAAAAATATTGTCTACACAGTTATATATTATACCAAAATCAAGATAAGTACACAATACCACAACTACACTAAGAAAACACTATGTTCAGTCTTTTTCCTTAATAATGAACACAATGCATGTTACAAAAACATGCCTTTTCTTCTGTGCCTTTTTGCAGCTGGTCCTGAACAAATCACAAGGTACATGACTGAGAGCCAAGGTGGAGGTGACTTGTGGAGGACAACCACAATGATTTGTATTGTACATTTTAACATCAAAACTAAGAAAGCGGCAACAACAGGAAAATAGGCACCAGAGTCATGGCCCACTTTCAGTCATGGTATATTGCTGTCAAACGCACTGGAACAACGGTACGGTGCCCTTACTGGAAAAAAGAGGCGAACAGTGCACATATATAGCAAGCACTGATAAAAGATATCACAACTTATGGGCTGAATAGGTTGCAATTGCACAGCCAGCTATAAGTACTCAACAAACGCAGTGAATGCACATGGGTAACGTTATTAGGGTCCTCAGAGAAAAACAACGTCAACCACATTTTTTTCCTCAGTGCtgcataaaattaaaaaaaaaacattacttgCAACACAGCAATAAA
This portion of the Amblyomma americanum isolate KBUSLIRL-KWMA chromosome 10, ASM5285725v1, whole genome shotgun sequence genome encodes:
- the LOC144108249 gene encoding solute carrier family 22 member 20-like; amino-acid sequence: MIPSLKQLLSNSQAATGEPELDVDQRDQGNTVNGHGDFQRLICCFSIVVLFVLQCHDTPFALVTRPVDHWCRPPSTFTDLSASKWKNVGIPVDEEGHHSECLAYAQPGQQPNDTETYECDAWDYDPIHAAHSARSFWDLVCRRSWLVPLGNAVYMSGALLVVPLAGYVADGGRLRPRLE
- the LOC144108250 gene encoding uncharacterized protein LOC144108250 — protein: MTTAPYAVQAGHRHGVRVLILAYAWMLGFYSVSWSSRLRKGTTIGAVAVMLSAPSCVVVDLALTSLSRGRKETVVQRPLSTSFTSHTTFPPRAAMALLDTRSLCSPAFWATPCSCSPTAAPVCWS